One region of Flavobacterium sp. GSB-24 genomic DNA includes:
- a CDS encoding DUF493 family protein, with product MENDKEKNTAEFYERLKLELDNANTWPAEYLYKFIVPSVADNVERVEKAFDRMGAVIKTTKSKTGKFTSVSVDVTMNSSDDVISKYKEVSTIEGIVSL from the coding sequence ATGGAGAACGATAAAGAAAAAAATACCGCCGAATTTTACGAAAGATTAAAATTAGAGCTAGATAACGCAAACACTTGGCCAGCAGAATATTTGTATAAATTTATTGTGCCATCTGTTGCGGATAATGTGGAGCGAGTTGAAAAAGCTTTTGATAGAATGGGAGCGGTTATTAAAACAACAAAATCTAAAACGGGTAAATTTACCAGCGTTTCTGTAGATGTTACTATGAACAGTTCAGATGATGTGATTAGTAAATACAAAGAAGTTTCTACAATAGAAGGTATAGTTTCATTATAA